A region of the Chroicocephalus ridibundus chromosome 1, bChrRid1.1, whole genome shotgun sequence genome:
agggatggagagatggaggatgaagggatggaggatggagggatAGAGAGATGGAGGATGaagagatggagagatggagggacGGAGAGATGGAGAGATAGAGGGGTGGAGGAATGGaaggatggagagatggagggatggaggatggagagatggagggatggagagacgGAGGAATGGAAGGATGGAGGACAAAGGATGGAGGGATAGGGATGGAggaatggagggatggaaggatggagagacagagggatggagggatggctaacagagggatggagaggtggagggatggagagacGTAGGGATGGTGAGATGGAAAGATGGAGGAAGGTCAGAGGGGAGAGGGTGGAGGCAAGGCTGTGGGAAGGTGGGGAGTATAGTACAAGGTGGGATCTGGGGTTGGGAATCCACCCCGGGAATATGagttgtggcagccgtcagctgGCCTTGCAGCAGAAGTGGGTTCGGGGGGGGGTTGGGTAGGTTTTGCAGCTCCAAACCTGCGATGAAATacaaaaaacccagccaaaataaaataaaataaaataataaaatacgtgtgagtgtgtgtgtgtgtgtgtgtgtgtctgtgtgtgtgtttgtgtgtgtgcgcacaaggctgtgcacgcgtgtgtgcgtTTGGCTTTATCCATAAAAAccccgggggtgggcggggggggggacatggacaGTCGGTTCAGCAGGCTGGCAACGCAACAGCTCTTGGAGATCTGCGTGGGCGTGTGGGCACGTGTGTGCACACGAGTgtgtgcgggggggtgtgtgtgtgtatgtgcgtctGGGTCTGCGCGCACGTGTGTGCGTGCATCGCCGCGCGTCTGTGTGTATGTGCGTAACTGTGCGCACAAGTGTGTATGTCCACACACGGGTGTGTGCAAATGTCTGCGTGTGCGCGTAGGCGTCAATGCGCATGCAAGAATgtacgtgtgcgtgtgtgcgtgtgtatctGCACACGCATGTGTCTGCGTGTGTGCGCATCAGGGAGGGGTGTGCATGCGTGTGCGCATCCGCAAGCGTGTGTTTGTGCGCGCACGAGTGTCCCTGTGGCCGCGTGCGCATGTGGCAGGCGTGCGTGAGCTGGTGCCCCAGGTGTCAGCGTGCCTGCTTGTGCTCCTGTTTGCATGCGTGAGCACACGTGTGTGCAAATGTGTATGTACATGTGCGTCCGTGAACACATtagtgtgcatgcatgtgtgcacataTGTGTGCGTGAATCTGCGCGTGCAGGTGATTGTCGGTGCCTGTGTGTGCAGTATGCAGCTCGGTGTGCATCTGCGTgcgtgcacacgtgtgtgtgtgtatctgcgTGCATGCACACGTGTGAGTGTGCGCGCATTTGCATGCATGCACGTGTGCGTGCACTTGCCTGCATGcgtttgtgtgcgtgtgtgtgcccaCAATTGTGCATATGTATGTGCCTATGTGAGATTGTCCACGTGTCTGCGTGTGTCCctgtgtgtgcgcgcgcatgCGTTGTCTGTGCCTGTGTGCATTCAGGTGGGAGTGTACATGTGAGTGCATATATGCACGTGTGTGCATATGTTCATGTGTTTCTATGCATGTGCAGCATGGATATGCGTGTGCTTGCGTATACACATTTGTGTGCCTGTGCGTGCGTGGGTgattttatgtatgtgtgtgcatgtgcacatgtgtgcaggtgtgtgcacAGGTGCTTGTGCATGCAGATGTGcgcacatgcacacgcacataTAGGCGTGCACGTGTTTGTGTATACACGTGCGTGTATGgagtgtgtgcacgcgtgtgcaaGTGTGAGcgcagctctgtgtgtgtgtgtaccgcCGTGTCCAgctgtgcgtgtgcgtgtgtttgtACTTACGTCTGCGTGCACGTCTGCCTGCATGCATCTATGTGCACATCTGTGCTTGCACATGTGTATGGGGGTGCATCTTTGTGATCGGGCGTGCACGTGCATTAGCACATGTGTGTACACATCTGTGTACAggcatgtgtgtgtgcagatgtgagTGTGCAATGCATGCACACATTACGTATGTCcatgcatgtgcacacatgtgCGCGCGTGTGTCTGTTCACCTATGTCTTTGCACGTGTAATGCATATATATGTGCAGGTAAGTGTGTGACCATGTACACATGTgtttgtgcaggtgtgtgtgcaCGTTAAGTGGGCATGCgtgtgcgtgtatatatgtgtgtggaCACGTGTGTCCACGTGTGCTGGGCATGCATTTGTATGCACGTGTGCACCTCTGCATGCATCTGTGCGTGCTTGTgtctgtgcacgtgtgtgcacggATCTAGGTGTATGTCAGTGCATGTGTGTGATtctacatgtgtgtgcatgtgtgtgtatatccaCGTTGGTGCATGTACATGATTGTGCATGTGCGTGCACGTGTATGCCTATGTAGGTGGGTGAATGTATGTGACTGTACATGTGTATGCATGCGTGTGCATTGCATGGAGGTGCATGTGTGTgactgtgcacgtgtgtgcatgtgtgtgtacatcCATGTGGGCGCATATGTGCAgttgtacatgtgtgtgcacgtgtgtgcttATGCATGTGGGCACAAGTGTGtggttgtatgtgtgtgtgcatgtgcatagGATTGCATGTGTGTGACTGTACacgtgtgcgcgtgtgtgtgtataccCATTGCGGTGCATGTGCACGATtgtacatgtgcacacacatgtgcattgCACGGGGGTGCACGTGTGTGCCTACATGTGCGTGCACCTGTGCATTGCATGTGGGTGCATGTATGTGACTGTGCAcccgtgtgcatgtgtgtgtgtgtatccatTTCGGTGCACGTGTGCGACTGTACACGTGTATGCGCATCTGTACATACGCTTGTGGGCACATGTGTATGCttgtacatgtgtgtgcacatgtgtgcgATTGTACATGTGCGCTTTTGTGTGCACGTGGGCGCATGTGTACAattgtacatgtgtgtgcatgcatgtgcctGTGCATGTAGGTGGATGTATGTGACTGTACATGCGTGTGCACCCATTTCGGTGCATGTGTGCCGCcatacatgtgcatgcacatgcgTGCGCATGCATGTGGGCCCCCGTTTGTGActgtgcacgtgtgtgcgtgcgtgtgtgtgcccGTGTGGGTGCATGTGTGCCACTGGACGTGTGCGTGCACTTGCATGTGGGTGCGCGCGCGTggttgcacacgcgtgtgcacgcgTCTGCACTGGCACATGTGGGTGCATGCCTGCGAtcgcacacgtgtgtgcacacgcgtgcgGGTGCATGCACGTTCCTGTGCGGGTGCGTGCACCCACGCACGGCCCCCCCTTCcctgtgtgtgtgcgcgccgGTGGGTGCTCACACatgtgcccccccccaccaccggcGCCAGACaagcccctccccccccgcgaTGCCCGGCCCCCTCCGGTGCGGCGGGGGCGTGTCCTggcttgtgtccccccccccctccccccccgccctcaccctccatccccatccccgtccccatccccatcctgcgGCCGCGGGCGCGGTGCGGCGCGGAGCGGGTGCGCTCCTTGCGCGGGGGCCGCCATGGCCTGGCCCTGCATCACCCGCGCCTGCTGCATCGCCCGCTTCTGGAACCAGCTGGACAAAGCGGACATCGCCGTCCCTCTGGTTTTCACCAAATACTCCGAAGCCACCGAGcatcccgccgcccccgccgcccctccgcgccccgctGCCCCCATCGAGACCCAGCCCGCCGGCGATGGAGCGGGGGATGCGGCTCCCGGTCccacccggcccggcccggccccccacGCCTCTCCCCCGGCCGATTCGGTGATGCGACACGACTACAAGCCCTGGAAGGTGCAGCGACCGGAGCCCAGCTGCAAACCCAAGAGCGAGTACCAGCCCTCGGATACACCCTTCGAGAAGGAGACGCAGTACCAGAAGGATTTCCGTGCCTGGCCCATCCCCAAGCGGGGTGACCATCCCTGGATCCCCAAACCGGGACCTTCCCCCGTCCTCGCCTTGGACCGCGGGTCTCCGGAGAAACCGGCTCAGGAGAAGCGCCGGAAGGTGCTTCCCGCTCccgaaaaaaaggaggaagagcccgagggggaggatgaacaCCCCAAAGCGGTGCGGGCCggggatgggagagagaagggTCGGAAGAAGGCGGAGGAGGCGCCGCCGGaggcgggcaggggcagggcggCCGCCGATGCTCTCAACAGGCAGATCaaggaggaggtggcggcggggGTCAGCTCGTCCTAcaggtgagacacccccccatccccacccccatgTCCTCGCCAGCCCTTCTCTGGTCCCCTCTTGTCCATCCCCAGGGGAAACATCCCACCCTGGGGGATGGGTGAATGCGGCTTTGAAGCATTTCAGGAGGGGTTTGGTGATCTCCtgcccggggtgtgggggggttgtcCTTAAAATTTCCCACCTCTCTGGGTGTCCTGGTTTGGTTCCCCACCTTTCTGGGTGTCGCTGATGGAGTGTGGGTAGGTGCTGTGCAGGTAGTGAATCCACGGGGATCCTTTTTCCCGGTTGGGTTTGGAGCAGGTTGGGGTGTCCATTTCCCCCGGCCCAGGCCCTGCCACATCCCAAAATTCAGACTCCCAGCATCACCTTGGCTTTGAGCAGGGGGATGTTTGGGTCGCTTCCCCGGGATGTGCAAGTAGCACCTGGTCCTTTCCAAGCTCATCCCTGACATCCCAGAAACCCACCCGCTGTGCCACCATCCCGAAGGAGCAGTATCGCCACCGCATTGCTGCATCCCGAGGGGCCCACGCGTGGATGGGGGTCCCAGATGCCTGTGGGGTACCCCAGGCGCAGGATGGTCCCAGGCAGCATCCCAGGCCGGGAGCATCCCCAAGACAAAGCGTCCTAGGCCGCTTGGGTGGGGCAGCCTTGGGATGCTGCCATGTTTAacgcagcgcggcggcgggggggtggcaCATCCCTCCGTGTCCCCCTCCATCATCCCCAGGCTACATAGAGGTGCCCTGATTTCACCCCGGGAAGAGTCCCCGTTTTGGGATTCGGAGCGTTGAAACTCCTTGCTGCGAGATGCCGTTGTTATTTCTCTCCTGGGGCAGAGAGGTTTGGATGCATTGGGAATGCGAAACCAAATTGATGGGGTGGCTGCCCTGCGCCTACGTTCACAAGGAGGGTTCGCTGCAATTGTGTTTTTCCAGAGCTTTCTTTGGCAGAGCCCACCACCGCCGAGGCCGGGGTGGGGGTAGaaaagagcagagctgggagttGTTGTGACCAAAGTGTAATTGcagccttttttgcttctcccCGTACCCATGCGAAGGTGTTTATGCTTTTGAAGGATTGATTTTCTGCCCTGGGGAGTTTTAGAGGTGACACCCTGCCATCAAACAGGTAGTCGATTCATGCAGGTTTAAAATGAAGCTGCGTTTTGACTCTTGTGTCCCACCGGGGACTGTGGGGCACAGCAGAGCCGACAGTCATCTCCTTTCCCACGCCGGTGGGTAGGAAATGCTTCAAGCCATGAGATTTTTGATTTTTGCTGTAGTTCAGCATCGGCTCTGGATCTTGCCAGGGATGCGAGTGATGCCGTGGGCTCAGGTGCATCCAGGGGTGATGGTGCTGGTCGGCTGAGACGTGAGAAAACAGCCAGGGATTTTTGGAGGTGGTAGGGAAAGGGTTTTCCAGAAGTGCCCACAGTCCTTTCATCTGTTTTGGCCAGCCGTGATTTTTGACTCAGCTTTTTGTCTGCTCACCTTCCAAGGGTCTGGTGATGGCAGGACTCAAGCAGAAAGCTGTCCTAGAGCTAGAGAGTCGTGGTGTTGCTCTCTGACGCTGGTGCAAAGGATAATTAGACTTATTTACTTGCATATTTAAATGCAGATTGCTCACCCTCCCATCCTTCCACGTACCATCCCTCCTGTCTGCTCCAACAAATTCGTATGGCCGCCGTTGCTGCTCTGTGTTTCCTCACCATTCCCGGGTTGGGTCAGCTCAGATGTTAAACCCAAGAGGATCTTGAAGGCTTCGACCCTCCTTGTGTCGCTCCTCATCTTTCAAGGCACCCTTCgggcttttctttccccttggaTCCTCATCTGCTCTCCCACTtccatgtttttccttccttgcagcCTATTGCGAGAGAAGTGTTTGCTCTGACGCTCAGCCCTGGGACGTAAGCGCCTCTTCATTAATGCATAAGTGATGCTGTGGCTAattgttctcattttctgttcaaaTTAGGCATCTTATAAGTGTCGTTTattgtttgggttctttttaaaagccaaattcTCCAAGTCCTTATTACTCCTGAGAACCTTGCTGCTCACAGGAGTCCCTGCTGggtgggttttgaacatctgCAAGGATAGAGACTGTTTGGGCAACCTTTTGGGCCACCCAGCAGCCAAAATGATCTCCTAGCGACCTTCTGCCAGAGAAGAGGAAGGATGGTTGATGCAGGGCTTGTCCTCTGTGGCCTTTGCTGGGCTTGTGCGCAGGTGAAGGCTCCCCAGCATCTGGGAGGAGGatgggagcagggggagatgtCCTTACAGTCCTCCACAAATCAGCGTAATTGGATGCTCCAAGGCTGGGAAACAATTCCTTGGTGAAACCGAAGAGCACAGCAGCAACGGTTTTTAAACTCGCTCTGTCTCCCCCTGTGTTATTATTCCCAGGTGAGGGAACGGAGCGTGGGACACGGTAAGCAACTCTTCCAAGGTCATCGGGGCTAAAGGGAGGAATTCCCTTTTCTAACCTCGTTATACCAAAAAAAACAGATATTGCGGACCCCGCGTGCCTGTGACCTCCTCCCAGATCTAtcctgggatttatttttattctttatgtatATTATCCATggtatttatattatttatatttgtatttttgtatattCATTAAATATTCATGTATATATAGGATTTATTTAGGTACTTATGCCCAAATAAGTTCCTTTGGCAAACCAAGGGAAACAGTGGGGGGACATGCTCATTCCTAATGGTCTCCAAGAGTTAAATGGCTCCCAGGGCAACGTCTGGTTTGAAGCCATCAATAACAAGTAGGTTTGAAGGTGGTCAAGTTGTGCATGATGGGGctgtgtgaacatcatgaggttcaacaagatcAAGTGTGGGGTCCTGCACCTGCGTCAGGGGACCCCCGGTGtccatacaggctgggggatgaaaggatggagagcagctctgctgggaaggacttggggttgatgagaagctcaacatgagccgtcagtgcgcgctggcagcccagaaacccccccgcagcctgggctgcatccccagcagcgtgggcagcagggcgaggggggggattctgcccctctgctccgctcgggggagacccccctgcagtgctgcctccagctctggggcctcagcacaggagagacacggagctgctggagcggggccagaggaggccccggagatgctgggagggctggagcccctctgctgggaggacgggctgagagagttgggggggttcagcctggagaagagaaggctccagggagacctcagagccccttccagtccctcaaggggctccaggaaagccggggagggactctggatgagggaggggagccatgggacgagggggaagggttttaagctaaaagaggggagatttagatgaaatCTGAGGAActaattctgtgctgtgagggtggtgagatccTGGCCcacattgcccagagaggtgggagatgcaccatccctggaggggttcaaggccaggttggacggggctctgagcaaccttatctagtTCAAGATGCCCCTGCTTACAGcagaggaggttggactagatggcctttaaaggccccttccaacccaaactattctatgattctatgatggcatCTGCTTGACGATTAATGCCCTATGACCATTCCTTGTTGGCTGTGGGGAAACTGTGGCAAGGGTGCTGAGTGACCTACCTGAGTCCACACATCAGGGCTGGGGTCAGGGTGCAGCTCGGGGGCATCATTCTCCTGTTTGTTGTGACTGGGTGTGCTTTGGTGTGACCCAGGTTCCAGCACCAAGGTGcttcttgcctcagtttccctccccagcagcaggtgcTGCCCAAGCAGCGTTATAGGGGCAGGTTGCGTCTCCCTTCACCCCCCTCTTCTCTGCAGTCCTGCTTCCCGTAGTGGCCTATGGACCCTGAGGGACCAAGTAAGGACCAGGGCATCCGTCAGAGGGTAGGAATACTAGTTTTTTGTGGCTGACCTGACTTTTAAACAGGGGTCAGGACCCAACCTGGGGGGCTTTTCAGCTGTTCCTGCTGGATGGATCCCTTTCTTCTTCGAATGTCTGGTGTCCTGTAGGACGATCTGGGGGCATCATTGAGGGCTTTATCTCTATTGGGCCTTGGTGACCCCAATACTCGAGTGCTTGGGAGGGGATTTGGCCCGCTGAActggaagggatgggaagaaCTCTTCTCCCTGCTGCACCGAAggatggagggggctggggttgACCCTGGGAGCAGAGAGAGTAGGTGATAAAATGTGCACAAAGTGGCATTTCCTGCTCGAAGTGGAACAATTAGAAGAACAATTTGGCAAAAATGCAAGAAGGAAtgaatgttttccattttttcattgaaaatgatGGGAAAATGTTAGAATTAGGTGTTTcccgtgtgtttttttttccttattctgtcTTGCATTCTTCTCCTTTTGTAACGGCCTCacactgaaagaaggtagatttagattggatctaaggcagaaattcttggctgtgagggtggtgagcccctggcccaggttgcccagagaagctgtggctgccccatccctggaggggttcaaggccaggttggatggggcttggagcaacctggtctggtgggaggtgtccctgcccggggcagggggttggaactggatggtctttaaggtcccttccaacccgaaccattctgtgattctgtgattttgttaccttttttccctgaagaaaaaagatataaaagGGGAAATTTCACCCCCTTTCCACGGTGTCGGAATGAGTAGTAAAGCGATGAATTTTCCCCAGAGAAGTAATACTGTGAAACCTAGTTTTCAAGTTTTTCACCAAAGAGAGATCTTTTTTCTaccaaatcaattttttttttttcctcaccaatTTCCTCTCCTATCAGAGGAAACAACACAAGAAAGGCTTCAATGGAAAATTTTGGACTGCCTCTAGTATTAATGAATTGCCTGTTGCTAATGTTCTGTCATTCATCTCAAGCCCTGGAGGTACTAAAGATGTGGAGCAAATGAGAATTTGTAGTAGCTATAGAGATGAATGAGTCAGCGCTGGAGACTTGCTG
Encoded here:
- the MAP6 gene encoding microtubule-associated protein 6; its protein translation is MAWPCITRACCIARFWNQLDKADIAVPLVFTKYSEATEHPAAPAAPPRPAAPIETQPAGDGAGDAAPGPTRPGPAPHASPPADSVMRHDYKPWKVQRPEPSCKPKSEYQPSDTPFEKETQYQKDFRAWPIPKRGDHPWIPKPGPSPVLALDRGSPEKPAQEKRRKVLPAPEKKEEEPEGEDEHPKAVRAGDGREKGRKKAEEAPPEAGRGRAAADALNRQIKEEVAAGVSSSYRNEFRPWVDVKPVKAIKAKSQYKPPEEKMIHETSYSAQFKGETSKPAPSDNKFLERRRIRTLYSEPYKEPPKVEKPSVKPSKPKKTTTSHKPLKKAKDKQIASGRAAKKKSAETSNTAKPEDKEKSKEMNNKLAEAKETPEKTTGATDQEPSTLVQDQRA